The genomic window TACCGCCATTGGAAAAAAAGACGGCATTACCGTGAAAATCACTATCGGAGATAACACTTTGTATAAAAACGAATCGGGTATTGCCTTAGATGTTCCCGCCAAACTCATTGGCGGTCGCACAATGGTGCCTGCCCGCGCCATCTCTGAAGCATTTGGTGCCTATGTGAGTTGGAATCCGGCTTATCAATATGTGTTTGTGGAAACCCAGGATGAATTCAAAGCAAAGTACCTTTCCAAAATCGGTACACACAACGAGATTGTTGCAAAATATGACGTGAGCACTCAAAGGACGCAAAGTGAAGCGTTTTATGCTATAGATAAACTAAATCATTTAGCTCTTATAGAGTTTAGTGATACAGGTACCGTAACCTCTGATAAGTTTTTTGGTAACATTGATGATGGTACCAATGCTTACTATTACAATGATGAAACCATAAAACCTACCGATATGGATGTATGGGCATACCCTGCATCAAAGTTTATTAACTTTGCCAATGATGCAGACGGTCAGGTTTTAGGTGCTACATTTGTCGATGAATCTGATTTAATCAGAGTGTACCGTTATACTATGACCTCAGGTTACATTGACTATCTCTTTGATTTAGAAACCGCTGAACTTGGTGCTATATATGTATCCCCCGAAGCGAGTGCAATGCTTCTTACCACTACAGCAGAACCTTCAATTAAGGGAGAGAAAGTTACAATTCCCGGTTCGGGAGATGAACTCTATGTTTTCTTTGTTTACGATGAAAATTT from Oscillospiraceae bacterium includes these protein-coding regions:
- a CDS encoding copper amine oxidase N-terminal domain-containing protein, with the protein product MKKFTLHILLVLILLFLVGMPVSAENEIQVFIDGETVAFDQPPVIIDGRTLVPMRAIFENLGATVDWEADTYTAIGKKDGITVKITIGDNTLYKNESGIALDVPAKLIGGRTMVPARAISEAFGAYVSWNPAYQYVFVETQDEFKAKYLSKIGTHNEIVAKYDVSTQRTQSEAFYAIDKLNHLALIEFSDTGTVTSDKFFGNIDDGTNAYYYNDETIKPTDMDVWAYPASKFINFANDADGQVLGATFVDESDLIRVYRYTMTSGYIDYLFDLETAELGAIYVSPEASAMLLTTTAEPSIKGEKVTIPGSGDELYVFFVYDENLVKPLWDSIIGQIQ